A single genomic interval of Cucumis sativus cultivar 9930 chromosome 5, Cucumber_9930_V3, whole genome shotgun sequence harbors:
- the LOC101214071 gene encoding T-complex protein 1 subunit zeta 1 translates to MSLRVLNPNAEVLNKSAALHMNINAAKGLQDVLKSNLGPKGTIKMLVGGAGDIKLTKDGNTLLKEMQIQNPTAIMIARTAVAQDDTSGDGTTSTVIFIGELMKQSERYIDEGMHPRVLVDGFEIAKRATLQFLDKFKTPIVVGDEPDREILKMVARTTLRTKLYEALADQLTDIVVNAVLCIRKPEEAIDLFMVEIMHMRHKFDVDTRLVEGLVLDHGSRHPDMKRRAENCYILTSNVSLEYDKSEINAGFFYSNAEQREAMVAAERRQVDERVQKIIELKNKVCAGTDKNFVVINQKGIDPPSLDLLAREGIIALRRAKRRNMERLVLACGGEAVNSVENLTPDCLGWAGLVYEHVLGEEKYTFVENVKNPHSCTILIKGPNDHTIAQIKDAVRDGLRAVKNTIEDESVVMGAGSFEVAARQYLVNEVKKTVQGRAQLGVEAFADALLVVPKTLAENSGLDTQDVLIALKGAHDRGNVVGLSQHTGEPIDPQMEGIFDNYSVKRQIINSGPVIASQLLLVDEVIRAGRNMRKPT, encoded by the exons ATGTCGCTGAGAGTTCTCAATCCAAATGCGGAGGTTCTTAACAAATCCGCCGCTCTTCACATGAATATCAATGCCGCTAAGGGCCTTCAAGACGTCCTCAAGAGCAATCTCGGCCCTAAAGGAACCATCAAGAT GCTTGTGGGCGGTGCTGGAGATATCAAACTCACCAAAGATGGCAACACTCTGCTTAAAGAAATG CAAATTCAAAATCCCACAGCTATTATGATTGCACGAACAGCTGTTGCCCAGGACGACACTAGTGGAGATGGCACTACTTCTACTGTGATTTTTATAGGCGAGCTTATGAAACAGTCAGAACGTTACATTGATGAAG GCATGCATCCACGTGTCCTGGTCGATGGTTTTGAGATTGCCAAAAGAGCAACCCTTCAATTTCTTGATAAATTTAAGACTCCTATTGTGGTTGGTGATGAGCCAGACAGAGAAATTCTGAAAATGGTAGCAAGAACGACACTAAGAACAAAG CTGTATGAAGCATTGGCGGATCAGTTGACTGATATAGTCGTTAATGCG GTGCTCTGTATTCGTAAACCAGAAGAAGCCATTGATTTGTTTATGGTGGAAATTATGCACATGCGCCATAAGTTCGACGTTGACACTCGCTTG GTTGAAGGCCTTGTTCTTGATCATGGTTCTAGACATCCTGATATGAAACGGAGAGCAGAGAATTGTTATATTCTAACCAGCAACGTGTCTCTGGAATATGACAAAAG TGAAATAAATGCTGGATTTTTCTACTCTAATGCGGAACAGAGGGAGGCAATGGTCGCTGCAGAAAGGCGTCAGGTTGATGAGAGAGTTCAGAAAATcattgaattgaaaaacaag GTTTGTGCGGGTACTGATAAGAACTTTGTAGTCATAAATCAAAAAGGAATTGATCCCCCATCTTTGGATCTGCTTGCAAGAGAAGGG ATCATTGCCCTTCGGAGAGCCAAGAGAAGAAACATGGAAAGATTGGTTTTGGCCTGTGGAGGAGAGGCTGTAAATTCTGTTGAAAATCTTACTCCTGATTGCCTTGGATGGGCTGGTCTGGTCTATGAACATGTTCTTGGGGAAGAGAAATATACCTTTGtggaaaatgtgaaaaatccTCATTCATGTACTATCTTGATCAAGG GACCTAATGATCACACAATTGCTCAAATTAAGGATGCTGTTCGTGATGGTCTTAGAGCTGTTAAGAACACCATTGAAGATGAATCCGTTGTCATG GGTGCTGGATCCTTCGAAGTTGCTGCGAGACAATATCTGGTAAATGAAGTGAAGAAAACAGTTCAAGGA CGTGCGCAACTTGGTGTTGAAGCTTTTGCTGATGCTCTTCTTGTGGTTCCCAAGACACTTGCTGAGAACTCCGGACTCGACACACAGGATGTGCTCATTGCGCTTAAG GGGGCACACGACCGGGGCAACGTTGTAGGACTAAGCCAACATACAGGAGAACCAATTGACCCCCAAATGGAGGGTATCTTTGACAACTACTCCGTGAAACGCCAAATTATCAATTCTGG GCCTGTGATTGCATCGCAGTTGCTATTGGTTGACGAGGTAATTCGTGCTGGCCGCAATATGCGAAAACCTACTTAG